In the genome of Columba livia isolate bColLiv1 breed racing homer chromosome 1, bColLiv1.pat.W.v2, whole genome shotgun sequence, the window AAAATTATGTTCCAGAAGCATTTGGTATCCCAACCCCTTCCCACCCACTGACAGACCAGACAGACTCAGTAAGGTGGTGAATTGTGTTTCTTAGAGaccatttaaaatacatgagCTGATTATTATATCATGCCAGAAGAGATTACAGTTGTGTTCATATAGGAAGGAAATAAACTGCACGTGCGTGACTGGCTGTAATGCTGTGGACAGCAAAGTCCCTTGCTTTTACTCAGAGGGCCttggtgattttcttttttttgcccaTGCATAGAGACacaaaggaggggaaagggagcaaAAGAGGCAACATACAACATctaagagaaagaaatggaagagaCAGCCTAGGGGGACCTCAGCCCCCAGAGGAATAGGAAGAATGGGGCACCAAAGGCTTGTTTAGAAGAGTTCAAGAGAATTGCTGGTCTGGGGGCCTCAAGCTTGTATGCCCAACCCCCTAAAATGATAGCAGTAAGTAGTACAAGCAGGCCCTGGCTCCTCTTCAGTTGATGCACTTCTGACCGTCCATCACATCTCAGTTCCATGGGGAATTAGGGAAGTGCTCAGGGGACGAGGGCTGCTTCGCTCCAGATCTTCATCTCTGCCCCCACCCAAGGTGGAGAGGGATGGAATTGCAGGGAGATGAACTCAGCGCAAATGAAATGCTGGGGCATGGAAGTAAGCATGCAAACCTAGCCCCTTCTCAGATGCTCTGTGAAGAGGAAAAGGGCTTCCTCAGCACACccaatgaaacaaaaagcatcTGCTCCTCCCAGCTTTTGTACTTCATTCCTACCTGGGAACTTCAGTGAtgttctctccttcctccttgcATCCTCTAAAGCCTAGACAGATCTCAGTGTATTCTAGAACCAAGGCAGAGCTTTCTAAAAGGAGTACCCTCTTTCCAGTCTGGATTACAAGCTACAGCTcagcttgtaaaaaaaaattaaagaattaaaaaaagcacATTCCTCAGAAAACTCTGCAGAAACTGAGGAACAGGGCAGCTCATTTAACCCCAGGTTTGACAACACATTAAAGCAATTCACAGCTCTTGTAATTTTTGAGAAACAAGGAGATTGCTTAAAGAAAGCCACAGCATTCCATGCTGCAAGTTTACTTCCAGCACAGACCACCTTAGAGCTAAATTCAAAGGAACCCATGGCAAGTAGGAGGATTTCAGTTCAATAGGCAAGATCTCTAGAGGTCTAAGCTGCTGTACTGGGACATCTGATACGACTTTGCAACACCCATGCCCAGAGCAGCATTTACCTTTGAATCCCTACCTAACCATTCCACATATTGTCAAACTCATGCTGAAAGTTAGGGCTTTGTGGGAGcaaaaaacagaacagtttgTAATCAGAAAGCTGTGTGGCTTGTTTAGTCTAATCTGGAATACCTCCAGTCTCCTTCACCTCCATCTGCTATGTAGTGGACTTCATTTGGCATTCAACTCAGTaacacaaagacaaaacacCCATTCCCACTCTGTCACTACCCCAAAGTCTTCCAGAAAGCTACAAGACAGTAGAAAGCACAGGGTCCTGGCTTGTGTCTGCATAGATGAAAGGAATATTTGACACCCCCCACCAGACTccttattgtttttcttttgttccttctgGCAGGAGATTTTACTCCCAAACATGCCTTTTTGGTAGTAACAAAGCTCCTTTCACTTAACTGTGTTTAGTCTGTTGCACTTGACTGAGGTAATCATGTAGGCTCTCCTTTATAATAACTGAAATGGCCATGTTCAGACAGCAAGTAATCTGAAAATAAGGACAGGAAGAATAAATTGTTTCTTTAAGTGCTCATCTCTCCATGGCTAGAGAAGTCTAGATGACTGTCTCCAGGCTCGCAGTCACTGACCAGCACAAACTAGCCTTTATTTCAGAAGCTCAACGAAAAGCTTAAGTCATGCTGCCACTCTTTTTAGGCAGAACACTAAATAATCTTATATGCTGAAGTCCTTCATCCCCAAAGGCACTGCATTAAGGCATTCTTATGTTGCTAGAGTCCACACAGGCACTATTTGACAAGCTCACAcccaaaaataaaccccaaaaatTCCCTGCAGAAGAGAATGAGCAATAGCTACCCACTCCTCCTCTACTTCCCTTTCTTCTAAACTAGATGACCCCCCCTAAAGCTGTAGCAGCTGTTGAAGAGTCTAACCATGTTCAGTAGAGCACTTCAGAGTCCTATACAGAAGACAAATTAAAACCAATAAAGAAATCAATGAAGAAGCTAggtggaagggaaggaaagattTAGGGGCAAGAAGAGACAGgcaaggtgacaggggacagtAGGCTGCAGACTGAAGGAGCTACATTCAAGTAAAAAAGTAGACTGGAGACAAAGcaatagggaaaaaaaggaaagaacaaaaggGCAAGTTACACCAAACATCCCCCAGAGACCTAAAAATCCCCAACCAGGGAATGGACTTGCCAGCCCACCCAACTCCAGGGTAAATGCCCCTCATACTTACCAGTTCACCTGATCTGGCAGACAgaatttctcatttctaaaGTGATAGCCAACCCCAGTTCCTTCTGTTATATGTAAAGCATACCACTTCCACAATAAGTGTGGGAGTTCTAGCACCACCACCTCCCTTCCCCAAGGACTGAAGACAACATTTATGCAACTAAGACCCTCCAGATCTCAAACCAAAATTGGTGCTTTGATCCCGGGCTTTTCAGTACTTACCTACaatcaccaccaccacaatGGCACAAATCACTCCCATCATGATCATCATCTGAAGAGAGATATTGTCAAAGAGTAATACTTAGAACAAATTGACAACTTCCGATCTTCCCTTACAGCCAGTGAACCTATGCCAGACCCTGAAGGTGGGACAGCCAAGGCCTCAAAGtctttccacagtaaaaaaatCCTATACATTTGAAATAATTAGGCCTCAATTATGCTCTCAAAGCCCTGCAGGAGAAGACTAGCCCGATTTCCTTCTAATAAAAGAGACCATAGCACTAGGAAACTCACCTTGCAGTTCTTCCACCAGTActtccttttcagttttgctgcGCTACTTTCAAATTGTGAGGCACCGGCCTGAAGCGCATCTGCCCGGTCATCTAGCTCTGACAGTTTCTGGTCTCGTTGCAGCACCTTGTCTACATTTACACGCATTATATCAACCACCTGCAGAAGTAAGAATAGTAGCAGCAGTTGCATTGGTAAAGAGTGAAAAAGTAAGAGGAGCAACTTGGCCAATAACTAACAAATGAAAGACccaaacaaggcaaaaaggtcATGATAAGGAACACCTTTCCAGGTGTTGCCTACACTGAAGTGGGTGTAAAAAACCTAGACCCCCAGTTCAAGCACACTTAAAACAGGTCCTCAGTCCCACATTCTAACCTGTTTTCAAAAGCTCTCAAATCCAGCAAGCCTAAGCCACCCCCCTCACTAATCATATCCTCACTGCCCAGTAGCTGCAAAGACAACTTTGAGCTACATGTTGCTGCCCCGGTGAGGCACAACGGCGTTACTGCATGTCAGCAACCACACTACAGAGACTGACGCTGGAAAGTCAGGCAAGGTTCCTCACACATCGAG includes:
- the VAMP1 gene encoding vesicle-associated membrane protein 1 isoform X2, giving the protein MSDPAQQPAPGAPEGGAPGGGPPGPPPNLSSNRRLQQTQAQVEEVVDIMRVNVDKVLQRDQKLSELDDRADALQAGASQFESSAAKLKRKYWWKNCKMMIMMGVICAIVVVVIVDYLLSEHGHFSYYKGEPT
- the VAMP1 gene encoding vesicle-associated membrane protein 1 isoform X5 codes for the protein MSDPAQQPAPGAPEGGAPGGGPPGPPPNLSSNRRLQQTQAQVEEVVDIMRVNVDKVLQRDQKLSELDDRADALQAGASQFESSAAKLKRKYWWKNCKMMIMMGVICAIVVVVIVVYFFT
- the VAMP1 gene encoding vesicle-associated membrane protein 1 isoform X7 — translated: MSDPAQQPAPGAPEGGAPGGGPPGPPPNLSSNRRLQQTQAQVEEVVDIMRVNVDKVLQRDQKLSELDDRADALQAGASQFESSAAKLKRKYWWKNCKMMIMMGVICAIVVVVIVA
- the VAMP1 gene encoding vesicle-associated membrane protein 1 isoform X4, which encodes MSDPAQQPAPGAPEGGAPGGGPPGPPPNLSSNRRLQQTQAQVEEVVDIMRVNVDKVLQRDQKLSELDDRADALQAGASQFESSAAKLKRKYWWKNCKMMIMMGVICAIVVVVIVDRLENP
- the VAMP1 gene encoding vesicle-associated membrane protein 1 isoform X1, with the translated sequence MSDPAQQPAPGAPEGGAPGGGPPGPPPNLSSNRRLQQTQAQVEEVVDIMRVNVDKVLQRDQKLSELDDRADALQAGASQFESSAAKLKRKYWWKNCKMMIMMGVICAIVVVVIVENNSSLVLGRVHDPNEDLQE
- the VAMP1 gene encoding vesicle-associated membrane protein 1 isoform X6, whose product is MSDPAQQPAPGAPEGGAPGGGPPGPPPNLSSNRRLQQTQAQVEEVVDIMRVNVDKVLQRDQKLSELDDRADALQAGASQFESSAAKLKRKYWWKNCKMMIMMGVICAIVVVVIVDP
- the VAMP1 gene encoding vesicle-associated membrane protein 1 isoform X3 — translated: MSDPAQQPAPGAPEGGAPGGGPPGPPPNLSSNRRLQQTQAQVEEVVDIMRVNVDKVLQRDQKLSELDDRADALQAGASQFESSAAKLKRKYWWKNCKMMIMMGVICAIVVVVIVALTPAASSPFSC